The following are from one region of the Oreochromis aureus strain Israel breed Guangdong linkage group 1, ZZ_aureus, whole genome shotgun sequence genome:
- the LOC116325626 gene encoding aminopeptidase Ey-like, which yields MGKGFFISKVVAVVCVVVAISAVATIIALSVVYAQEKSKNQETPTTATTAGPGTQTTTPSTPKEPWQRYRLPDSLSPISYNVTLWPRLTPNTDGLYIFSGYSTVLFTCVKETDLILIHSNKLNFTMFDGYHAQLKAVDGASAPQLKKSWLEVPTQYLVIQLSSPLQAGSTYELFTEFVGELADDLGGFYRSEYDEDGVRKILATTQMQPTDARKAFPCFDEPAMKAVFHMTLIHPHGTVALSNSMNYEPINITTPDGLNLIQTSFGPTEIMSTYLLAFVVCDFGFLQSDLGANVLIRIWARKKAIEEGQGAYALEKTGPILSFFEKYYKIPYPLKKSDQIALPDFSAGAMENWGLITYRETALLYNPAVSSNGDKEWVATVISHELAHMWFGNLVTTKWWNDLWLNEGFATYVSYLGANYAEPDWNMSDLIVLNEIIGVMAVDALASSHPLSSKEADVMRPEDINALFDSITYSKGAAVLRMLSSFITEEVFSNGLNTYLEEFKYKNTVYQDLWKNLQTAVDNAGIQLPHSVEVIMNRWILQMGFPVVTIDTKTGKISQKHFLLNPDSVVDVPSEFNYEWFVPITWIKTGAAKDQYWLLTKEATNADMMTGDGDWLIANIDMKGFYRVNYDSENWDRILTKLSTQHQDIPVINRAQIIDDAFNLARAKIVSTTLALSTTRFLNTELEYMPWQTATRNLDYFVLMFDRSEVYGPMQGYINKKVTPLFKHFEELTANWTKIPEKHTDQYNQVNALSWGCSTGVDGCKELTTAWFKEWMDNPDNNKISPNLRTTVYCSAIAQGGAVEWDFAWKMYKSATIASEAEKLLYALSCTKQPWLLNRYLEYCLDPTMIRKQDATFTINYIAGNPIGQPLAWDFIRANWAHIFNDYGGGSMSFGRLINGVTKRFSSEFEYKQLLQFKEDNISQLGSAASSFEQALERTKANMDWVALNKKLVFDWFTSEISGTV from the exons ATGGGTAAAGGCTTCTTCATCAGCAAAGTGGTGGCAGTGGTCTGCGTGGTTGTAGCCATCAGTGCTGTGGCCACCATCATAGCCCTCTCAGTTGTTTATGCTcaggagaaatcaaagaatcaAGAGACTCCGACGACTGCAACGACTGCTGGACCTGGCACCCAGACCACCACACCCTCCACCCCAAAAGAGCCCTGGCAGCGCTACAGACTTCCAGATTCATTATCTCCTATCTCATACAATGTGACCCTGTGGCCCCGGCTGACTCCCAACACTGATGGCCTCTACATCTTCAGCGGATACTCCACGGTGCTGTTCACATGCGTGAAGGAGACTGACCTCATTCTCATCCACTCCAACAAGCTGAACTTCACAATGTTTGATGGATACCATGCACAGCTGAAAGCTGTGGATGGAGCCTCTGCACCCCAGCTGAAAAAGAGTTGGCTGGAGGTTCCTACTCAGTATCTGGTGATCCAGCTCAGCAGCCCTCTGCAGGCTGGCAGCACTTACGAGCTCTTCACCGAGTTTGTCGGAGAGCTGGCTGATGACCTGGGAGGATTCTACAGGAGTGAATATGATGAAGACGGCGTGCGAAA AATTTTGGCCACGACTCAAATGCAGCCGACGGACGCGAGGAAAGCCTTCCCCTGCTTCGATGAACCAGCTATGAAAGCTGTTTTCCACATGACTCTCATTCACCCCCACGGGACTGTAGCTCTGTCTAACTCCATGAACTATG AACCTATAAACATCACCACCCCAGATGGTTTGAATTTAATCCAGACAAGTTTTGGACCCACAGAGATTATGTCAACCTACCTCCTGgcttttgttgtgtgtgactTTGGATTCCTTCAGTCAGATCTTGGTGCTAATGTTTTG ATCAGGATCTGGGCTCGCAAGAAGGCCATAGAGGAGGGCCAGGGTGCATATGCCCTGGAGAAGACTGGACCCATACTGTCTTTCTTTGAGAAATACTACAAAATTCCCTACCCTCTCAAGAAGTCAG ACCAGATCGCTCTGCCTGACTTCAGTGCTGGAGCCATGGAGAACTGGGGTCTGATCACCTACAGAGAGACTGCGCTCTTATACAATCCTGCAGTGTCATCTAATGGAGATAAAGAGTGGGTGGCAACAGTCATCTCCCATGAGCTGGCTCATATG TGGTTTGGAAACTTAGTGACCACGAAGTGGTGGAATGACTTGTGGCTTAATGAGGGATTTGCCACCTACGTCTCTTATCTTGGAGCCAACTACGCCGAGCCAGATTGGAATATG AGCGATTTAATAGTTTTGAATGAGATCATTGGTGTGATGGCTGTGGATGCTTTGGCCTCTTCCCATCCCCTCTCATCCAAAGAGGCAGACGTCATGAGACCAGAGGACATAAATGCACTGTTTGACTCCATCACATACAGCAAG GGAGCTGCAGTTCTCAGGATGCTCTCCAGCTTCATCACTGAGGAGGTCTTTTCAAATGGACTCAAT ACATATTTAGAAGAgttcaaatataaaaacacagtcTACCAAGACCTGTGGAAGAACCTGCAAACG GCAGTGGATAATGCTGGCATACAGCTGCCCCACTCTGTGGAAGTGATCATGAACCGGTGGATCCTACAGATGGGATTCCCAGTGGTCACCATCGACACCAAGACTGGAAAAATCTCTCAGAAGCACTTCCTGTTGAACCCAGATTCTGTGGTGGATGTACCTTCAGAGTTCAA TTATGAGTGGTTTGTCCCTATTACCTGGATTAAGACTGGTGCAGCTAAAGATCAGTACTGGCTTCTTACTAAAGAAG CAACAAACGCAGACATGATGACTGGTGATGGTGATTGGTTGATAGCCAACATAGACATGAAGGGCTTTTATAGAGTAAATTATGATTCTGAAAACTGGGACCGTATCCTCACCAAGCTGAGCACCCAACATCAG GATATTCCAGTGATCAACCGTGCTCAGATTATTGACGATGCATTTAACCTGGCAAG GGCGAAGATAGTCAGCACAACTCTGGCTCTGAGCACTACGAGGTTCCTCAACACGGAATTGGAGTACATGCCCTGGCAGACTGCCACTCGCAACTTGGACTACTTTGTCCTCATGTTTGACCGAAGTGAAGTGTACGGACCCATGCAG ggttacataaataaaaaggtCACCCCTCTATTTAAACACTTCGAAGAACTCACTGCCAACTGGACAAAGATCCCTGAAAAGCACACCGACCA GTACAATCAGGTGAATGCACTCTCCTGGGGCTGCAGCACAGGAGTGGATGGTTGTAAGGAACTGACAACTGCGTGGTTTAAAGAGTGGATGGACAACCCTGATAATAACAA GATTAGCCCCAACTTGAGGACCACGGTGTACTGCAGTGCAATTGCACAGGGAGGAGCGGTGGAGTGGGACTTTGCCTGGAAAATGTATAAGAGTGCTACCATAGCCTCGGAGGCTGAAAAACTTTTGTATGCTCTGTCCTGCACCAAACAGCCCTGGCTGCTGAACAG GTATCTGGAATACTGTCTGGACCCAACGATGATCCGTAAGCAGGATGCCACCTTTACCATCAATTACATTGCTGGTAATCCAATTGGACAGCCCCTGGCTTGGGACTTTATTAGAGCCAACTGGGCTCACATTTTCAATGA cTATGGTGGCGGATCAATGTCATTTGGAAGACTTATTAATGGAGTGACCAAACGTTTCTCCTCTGAGTTTGAGTATAAGCAg ctgctgcagtttaaagaagaCAACATAAGCCAACTTGGCTCAGCTGCCTCATCTTTTGAGCAGGCGCTTGAGAGAACCAAGGCCAACATGGACTGGGTGGCTCTGAATAAGAAACTAGTGTTTGACTGGTTCACCAGTGAAATCTCAGGGACAGTTTGA